A region of Clostridium acetobutylicum ATCC 824 DNA encodes the following proteins:
- a CDS encoding DUF3298 and DUF4163 domain-containing protein: protein MYYICPYFLDKNGHRVQKTMVGKVALDEQKLTPQKFSITYPLIINLQDEKVKTKVNEDIVNQVSELFKNQVLLTEKIDLSEVFGAYEIGVNRNYILSILFSIYTYMNRAAHGLTVYSSITVNTRTGKVYSFSDLFNPKMNYLGELTTIVKKYIKDNNIQLIEDYKGVTNDQEFYLTNDKLVLYYQVYAYTPYYYGLFRIPIPYTEIKNLLGPMSPINNLI from the coding sequence ATGTATTATATTTGTCCGTATTTTTTAGATAAAAATGGACATAGAGTTCAAAAAACTATGGTTGGTAAAGTAGCTTTGGATGAACAGAAGCTTACGCCTCAGAAGTTCAGTATAACTTATCCATTAATAATAAACTTACAGGATGAAAAAGTGAAAACAAAGGTAAATGAGGATATAGTAAATCAAGTAAGTGAGCTTTTTAAAAATCAAGTACTTCTTACGGAAAAGATTGATTTAAGTGAAGTATTTGGAGCATATGAGATTGGAGTTAATAGAAATTATATCTTAAGTATTTTATTTAGCATTTACACTTATATGAATAGGGCAGCTCACGGTCTTACAGTATATTCTTCTATAACAGTAAACACAAGAACAGGAAAGGTGTATAGTTTTAGTGATTTGTTCAATCCTAAAATGAATTACTTAGGTGAGCTTACTACAATTGTAAAGAAGTATATTAAAGATAATAATATTCAGCTTATAGAGGATTATAAAGGTGTTACAAATGATCAGGAGTTTTATTTAACAAATGATAAACTTGTACTTTATTATCAGGTTTATGCCTATACACCATATTACTATGGATTATTTAGGATTCCTATACCTTACACAGAAATAAAGAATCTTTTAGGACCAATGAGTCCTATAAATAATCTTATATAA
- a CDS encoding LacI family DNA-binding transcriptional regulator has translation MAATIRDVAKLANVSPSTVSRVLNDSNKISCETKERVIKAIKKLDYHANAIARSLANNSTKILGLIVPNEAKNLFRNPFFIKAMRGISLCAHENEYYIMYDFGSSEKEEVSLIKKYVQSKLVDGIILLTVRKNDKCIDFLKRLKYPFVVIGRPEESKGVMWVDNDNFKAMYDLVDGLIKRGAESIAFIGAAKEMNMSRDRLDGYKRALLAHGREVDEEIIVEQKSFTEEEGYTAMKKILEVKTPSLVVTTDDLLAFGVLKLLREIGEESISVVGFNNIPLGEYQNPPLASVDINAEKLGYHAAKLLIDSVNKEIEKNHFIIDTFLKERESIKLSK, from the coding sequence ATGGCGGCTACTATAAGGGATGTTGCAAAACTTGCAAATGTTTCGCCTTCAACGGTATCTAGGGTTCTAAATGACAGTAATAAAATAAGTTGTGAAACCAAGGAGAGAGTGATAAAGGCTATAAAAAAATTGGACTATCATGCCAATGCCATAGCAAGAAGTTTGGCAAATAACTCAACAAAAATTCTTGGGCTTATAGTACCAAATGAGGCTAAGAACCTATTTAGAAATCCGTTCTTTATAAAAGCAATGAGAGGGATAAGTTTATGTGCACATGAAAACGAGTACTATATAATGTATGATTTCGGAAGCAGTGAAAAGGAAGAGGTCTCTCTTATAAAAAAATATGTTCAGAGTAAGCTTGTTGATGGTATTATACTTTTGACAGTAAGAAAAAATGATAAGTGTATAGACTTTTTAAAGCGGCTTAAGTATCCATTTGTTGTTATTGGAAGACCTGAAGAATCAAAAGGAGTTATGTGGGTTGATAATGACAATTTTAAGGCTATGTATGATCTTGTTGATGGTTTAATTAAAAGAGGTGCTGAATCTATAGCTTTTATTGGTGCCGCTAAGGAAATGAACATGTCAAGGGATAGACTTGATGGATATAAAAGAGCATTGCTTGCCCATGGAAGAGAAGTAGATGAGGAAATTATAGTTGAGCAAAAGAGCTTTACAGAAGAAGAAGGTTATACGGCTATGAAGAAGATATTAGAGGTCAAAACTCCATCTTTGGTAGTAACTACAGATGATTTATTAGCTTTTGGTGTTCTAAAACTTCTAAGGGAGATAGGTGAAGAAAGTATATCAGTTGTAGGATTTAACAATATTCCGTTAGGTGAATATCAAAACCCTCCACTTGCATCTGTTGATATTAATGCAGAGAAGCTTGGTTACCATGCTGCTAAGCTGCTTATCGATAGTGTAAATAAAGAAATTGAAAAAAATCATTTTATAATAGATACTTTTCTTAAAGAAAGAGAATCCATAAAATTATCAAAATAA
- a CDS encoding sensor histidine kinase, with translation MIFLLFLLIIFSTGLLVRDYLVSKELKVMTEKLEHINRDNCDEKLKISLLNKKIEKLSKSINETLYAKSNCEAEKKKSENRLRQAISDMSHDLRTPLTAIKGYIKFLKEDNLENYQKRDYIEVIEKRAETLEVLLNDFYRLSLIDSPNFKLNIERINLSRTLEEVMFSRYVDFKSSGIEPKISICENLYIAADQSALERIIDNLITNSVRYAKSYIELELKIKEDTVILKISNNAMNLEGCTNENIFDRFYIADKTRSGNGTGLGLSIAKELTEKMGGQINANILNDKIDVCVKFMLLKS, from the coding sequence ATGATTTTTTTACTATTTCTTCTTATAATTTTTTCAACAGGGTTGCTTGTCCGTGATTATTTAGTCAGTAAAGAGTTAAAGGTAATGACAGAGAAGCTTGAACATATTAACAGAGATAATTGTGATGAAAAGCTAAAAATAAGCTTATTAAATAAAAAAATTGAAAAGTTGTCTAAGAGTATAAATGAAACGCTTTATGCAAAATCAAATTGCGAAGCAGAAAAGAAAAAATCGGAAAATAGACTTAGACAAGCTATATCAGATATGTCACATGATCTTAGGACACCACTTACGGCGATAAAGGGATATATTAAGTTTTTAAAAGAGGATAATTTAGAAAACTATCAAAAAAGAGATTACATAGAAGTTATAGAAAAAAGAGCAGAAACTCTTGAGGTGCTATTAAATGATTTCTATAGATTGTCATTAATTGATTCGCCTAATTTTAAGCTAAATATAGAAAGAATTAATTTATCTAGGACACTAGAAGAAGTAATGTTTTCAAGATATGTTGATTTTAAAAGCAGTGGTATAGAACCTAAAATTAGTATATGCGAGAATCTTTACATAGCTGCAGATCAAAGTGCTTTAGAAAGGATAATTGATAATCTAATTACAAATTCAGTAAGGTATGCTAAAAGCTATATAGAATTAGAGCTGAAGATAAAGGAGGATACTGTTATTCTAAAAATTAGCAATAATGCAATGAATTTAGAGGGATGTACTAATGAAAATATTTTTGATAGATTTTATATAGCGGACAAAACCAGGTCGGGAAATGGTACAGGCCTAGGCTTATCTATTGCTAAAGAACTTACAGAAAAAATGGGTGGACAAATAAATGCAAATATATTGAATGATAAAATTGATGTTTGCGTAAAATTTATGCTGCTCAAAA
- a CDS encoding HAD family hydrolase — MRAFIFDMDGVIINSQPIHYEVDTMIFKKLGIVLKKEEMEGFAGMTNPEILRVLKEKFKFEENIDDVLKEQIRIKTNLLKQRKIKPIEGIIELVDKLKDKNILIAVASSSPRKFIEAVLETFGIIERFDKIICGEEVPKGKPEPDIYIEAARQLGVNIEECVVLEDSTHGIAAAKAAGMKCIGFRNPDSGSQVHSKADIVVNSIREIDIEAI; from the coding sequence ATGAGAGCATTTATATTTGATATGGATGGAGTAATAATTAATAGTCAACCTATTCATTATGAAGTAGATACTATGATATTTAAAAAATTAGGGATTGTTTTAAAGAAAGAAGAAATGGAAGGGTTTGCAGGAATGACAAATCCAGAAATACTAAGAGTTTTAAAGGAAAAATTTAAGTTTGAGGAAAATATTGATGATGTATTAAAGGAACAGATAAGAATTAAAACAAATTTATTAAAACAACGCAAAATTAAACCAATAGAAGGTATAATAGAATTAGTGGACAAACTTAAGGATAAAAACATATTGATAGCTGTAGCTTCTTCTTCACCTAGAAAATTTATTGAGGCAGTACTTGAGACTTTCGGTATAATAGAAAGATTTGATAAAATCATTTGTGGTGAAGAGGTTCCAAAGGGAAAACCTGAACCAGATATTTATATAGAGGCAGCTAGACAGCTAGGAGTAAATATAGAAGAATGTGTAGTTTTAGAAGATTCAACTCATGGAATAGCAGCGGCAAAGGCTGCGGGGATGAAATGTATAGGCTTTCGAAACCCTGACTCAGGAAGTCAAGTACATTCAAAAGCAGATATTGTAGTAAATTCTATAAGAGAAATAGATATTGAAGCTATTTAA
- a CDS encoding ABC transporter ATP-binding protein has translation MKDAVLKTVNLSKRYKDVTVLDNVNITINKGDIYGFIGQNGAGKTTLMKLISGLIIKDSGTIELFGENDTRNIENMRKRMGCLIETPALYDYSSVYDNLEINRIQKGIPGRESIDKVLKMVGLYNERKKQVRKLSMGMKQKLGLAMALIGDPEFLILDEPINGLDPMSIIEIRKLLNKLNKEFDVTILISSHILSELYQFANSYGIIHNGRLVEQITSRELEERCQKFLYIRTDNAERAVFTIERILKTQNYEVMHDNAIKLYEYLDEPSKVASVLLNNGSLVDEIALKGDNLEDYFSKLVWRNKNV, from the coding sequence ATGAAAGATGCAGTACTGAAGACAGTTAATTTATCAAAAAGGTATAAAGATGTAACTGTGTTAGATAATGTCAATATAACCATTAATAAAGGTGATATATATGGATTCATTGGACAAAATGGTGCAGGGAAAACCACATTAATGAAACTAATATCAGGATTAATAATTAAAGATAGTGGAACCATTGAGCTTTTTGGTGAAAATGACACTAGGAATATAGAGAATATGAGAAAAAGGATGGGGTGTCTTATAGAAACACCAGCACTTTATGATTACTCTAGTGTATACGATAACCTAGAAATCAATAGAATTCAAAAGGGCATACCAGGAAGAGAGTCTATAGATAAAGTTCTTAAGATGGTTGGACTTTATAATGAAAGGAAAAAGCAAGTTAGAAAACTTTCTATGGGAATGAAACAAAAGCTTGGATTAGCCATGGCTTTGATAGGAGATCCAGAGTTTTTAATTTTAGATGAGCCTATTAATGGACTTGATCCAATGAGTATAATTGAAATACGAAAGCTTCTCAATAAGTTAAATAAAGAGTTTGATGTTACTATTTTAATATCAAGTCACATATTAAGTGAACTATACCAATTTGCAAATTCTTATGGAATAATTCATAATGGACGGTTAGTTGAACAAATTACTTCAAGAGAGTTAGAGGAAAGGTGTCAAAAGTTTTTGTACATAAGAACTGATAACGCTGAGAGGGCTGTTTTTACCATAGAAAGAATATTAAAAACTCAAAATTACGAGGTTATGCATGATAATGCTATAAAATTATATGAATATCTAGATGAGCCTAGTAAGGTAGCTTCTGTTCTTTTAAATAATGGAAGTTTAGTTGACGAAATTGCTTTAAAAGGAGATAACCTTGAGGATTATTTCTCAAAGCTAGTTTGGAGGAATAAAAATGTTTAA
- a CDS encoding ABC transporter permease, protein MFNLLKVEFYKLKRSKVFYLFIVLMIMQSMFVLIPIKENYLLNKTGQDMFLQSFPLQEFIFNTLIIGAFGYFIGKEFHSGYIKNLIVSGHKRINIVLSKAIVFCIGVAIISFIFPICTFVINSIRNGYGEKYSVEYMFEVSVIMLFVYLAIGSIVTMISFITKNIAITIALFYLIDIINRFGTAMSLRNSTVKYFYYKTVFAIPSICILDKITVFTAGKMLFICLMTTAICTALSIEALKKADMK, encoded by the coding sequence ATGTTTAATCTTTTAAAAGTTGAGTTTTATAAATTGAAACGTTCTAAAGTTTTTTATTTGTTTATTGTTCTTATGATTATGCAGAGCATGTTTGTACTTATTCCTATTAAAGAAAACTATCTTTTGAATAAAACAGGACAAGATATGTTCCTGCAGTCCTTTCCTTTACAGGAATTTATATTTAATACACTTATTATTGGCGCATTTGGATATTTTATAGGGAAAGAATTTCACTCAGGATACATAAAGAATTTGATTGTATCAGGCCATAAAAGAATAAATATTGTACTTTCTAAAGCAATTGTATTTTGTATTGGAGTAGCTATTATAAGTTTTATTTTCCCAATATGCACTTTTGTTATAAATAGTATAAGGAACGGTTATGGCGAAAAATACAGCGTCGAATACATGTTTGAAGTTTCGGTTATTATGTTATTTGTGTATTTAGCTATAGGAAGTATTGTAACAATGATTTCTTTTATTACAAAGAACATTGCAATAACAATAGCCTTATTTTATCTAATAGATATAATAAATAGATTTGGCACAGCAATGTCTCTTAGGAATAGCACCGTTAAATATTTTTACTATAAAACAGTTTTTGCTATACCATCTATTTGTATATTAGATAAAATAACTGTATTTACTGCAGGAAAAATGTTATTTATATGTCTTATGACTACAGCTATTTGTACTGCATTAAGTATTGAAGCATTAAAAAAAGCAGATATGAAATAG
- a CDS encoding GNAT family N-acetyltransferase, whose amino-acid sequence MKNIRLVKKEDSEEILNIYKPFIQNTAITFDYDIPSIQKFTEKVSNISNKYAYLVCEIDEKVAGYAYASSFNERAAYDWAVDLSIYVDDKYQGKGIGKALYYTLIETLKIQGYCNMYALVTSSNTRSKNFHEYFDFKLSGTYHSSGYKFEKWHDVDVFEKIIEDNAKNPHEIIAINKIRETKEFANIIDNGVLMIK is encoded by the coding sequence GTGAAGAACATAAGGTTAGTAAAAAAGGAAGACAGTGAAGAAATTTTAAATATATATAAACCATTTATACAAAATACAGCTATAACCTTTGATTACGATATTCCGAGTATTCAGAAGTTTACTGAGAAAGTTTCTAATATATCTAATAAGTATGCATATTTAGTATGTGAGATTGATGAGAAAGTAGCTGGATATGCATATGCATCAAGTTTTAATGAAAGAGCTGCATATGATTGGGCAGTGGATTTATCAATATATGTGGATGATAAGTATCAAGGGAAGGGGATAGGTAAAGCTCTTTACTATACCTTAATAGAAACGTTAAAAATTCAAGGTTATTGTAATATGTATGCTCTTGTGACCTCCTCAAATACAAGAAGTAAAAATTTTCATGAATATTTTGATTTTAAGCTTTCAGGAACATACCATAGTTCCGGATACAAATTTGAAAAGTGGCATGATGTGGATGTGTTTGAAAAAATTATAGAAGATAATGCAAAAAACCCACATGAGATTATAGCAATAAATAAAATAAGAGAGACAAAAGAGTTTGCAAACATAATAGATAATGGAGTCTTAATGATTAAGTAA
- a CDS encoding response regulator transcription factor, translating into MEQNINIIVVEDDNDINNMLKIMLERKGYNVVQAYSGTEALLHVKTQEFQLMLLDLMLPGISGDELLQKVRGISAMPVIVISAKLSKDTKVRMLKIGADDYITKPFDMDDVDARIYSNLRRYIKFGKDESFNSKIVFKDMILDSVAMEVIVNGQRMSLTNREFKILEVLLLNKRKVFSKANLFESVWEDTYMGDDNTLNVHISNLRNKLLKANSKEEYIETVWGMGYRLKI; encoded by the coding sequence ATGGAACAAAATATAAATATAATCGTAGTAGAAGATGATAATGATATAAATAATATGCTTAAAATAATGCTTGAGAGGAAAGGCTATAATGTTGTGCAAGCCTATTCAGGAACTGAGGCTCTTCTTCATGTAAAGACTCAGGAGTTTCAGTTGATGCTTCTAGATTTAATGCTTCCAGGAATAAGCGGAGATGAGTTGCTTCAAAAAGTACGTGGAATAAGTGCAATGCCGGTTATTGTTATTTCAGCGAAACTTTCAAAGGATACAAAGGTTAGAATGCTTAAGATTGGTGCAGATGATTATATTACAAAGCCTTTTGATATGGATGATGTTGATGCGAGAATATATTCGAATTTAAGAAGATATATTAAATTTGGAAAAGATGAAAGTTTTAATAGTAAAATAGTCTTTAAAGATATGATACTGGATAGTGTGGCTATGGAGGTTATTGTAAATGGACAGAGAATGTCGCTTACTAATAGAGAATTTAAGATTCTTGAAGTCTTACTGTTAAATAAAAGGAAGGTATTCTCGAAAGCTAATTTATTTGAAAGTGTTTGGGAAGATACCTATATGGGAGATGATAATACCCTTAATGTACATATAAGCAATTTAAGGAATAAGCTTTTAAAGGCAAATTCTAAGGAAGAATACATAGAAACAGTATGGGGAATGGGGTATAGATTAAAAATTTAA
- the glgP gene encoding alpha-glucan family phosphorylase yields MWSKSPLPRIAYFSMEYAIDASIKTYAGGLGILAGDYLKGSKDYNYPIIGIGIKWKQGYTDQLIDENSNVYDTYHNYKYDFLKDTKLKVKVKIYEKDVTCKIWLLDKFKLAPLYLLDTDLPENDNRWITNQLYGGFEDSRLAQEIVLGIGGVRALRALDINVDVYHFNEGHALFAGFELVREKMNTGIPFDEAVKKSKEEIVFTTHTPIIEGNESHSISRMISIGANNGFTIEQLISLGGCPFNMTVGALRLSRISNAVSKLHGETANKMWKNIKNKSKIISITNAIHIPTWVDEDMLKAAEDSNSNNLWTNHIKNKRKLISFVKERNEIELNENSLLIGFSRRAAPYKRSNLIFSDMKIISPLLKDGKIQIVFSGKAHPLDDTGKDIIKNLVNFSKQYPSSVVFLENYDMTIGKLLTQGSDVWLNNPRRPLEASGTSGMKAAMNGVLNLSTLDGWWPEACRDGINGWQFGDGLQSDDIYFIDKHDANALYEVLMNKVIPTFYLERKKWISMMKNSILSTKDYFSVKRMLEEYYSKIYIK; encoded by the coding sequence ATGTGGAGCAAATCCCCCTTACCAAGAATTGCTTACTTTTCTATGGAATATGCCATTGATGCTTCCATAAAAACCTATGCCGGAGGTCTCGGTATTCTTGCAGGAGATTATCTAAAAGGTTCTAAAGACTATAATTATCCTATAATCGGTATTGGAATAAAGTGGAAGCAAGGCTATACTGATCAGCTTATTGATGAAAATAGTAATGTGTATGATACTTATCACAACTATAAATATGATTTTTTAAAGGATACCAAACTAAAGGTAAAAGTAAAAATATATGAAAAAGATGTCACTTGTAAAATATGGCTTTTAGATAAGTTTAAGCTAGCACCTCTATATCTCCTAGATACTGATTTACCAGAAAACGATAATAGGTGGATTACAAACCAACTTTACGGTGGTTTTGAAGATTCAAGGCTTGCTCAAGAAATTGTTTTAGGAATAGGTGGAGTAAGGGCACTAAGGGCACTTGATATTAATGTAGACGTATATCACTTTAATGAAGGTCACGCACTCTTCGCAGGTTTTGAATTAGTACGTGAAAAAATGAATACAGGTATTCCATTTGATGAGGCAGTGAAAAAATCAAAAGAAGAAATAGTTTTTACAACTCATACCCCCATCATAGAAGGAAACGAATCTCACTCAATTTCAAGAATGATAAGTATTGGGGCAAACAATGGTTTTACAATAGAACAGCTCATTTCTTTAGGTGGCTGCCCTTTTAACATGACTGTTGGAGCCCTAAGACTTTCGAGAATATCAAATGCAGTTTCCAAATTACATGGAGAAACTGCAAATAAGATGTGGAAAAACATTAAAAATAAATCAAAAATAATAAGCATAACAAATGCAATTCATATTCCAACTTGGGTAGACGAAGATATGCTTAAAGCTGCTGAAGACTCTAATTCAAACAACTTATGGACTAATCATATAAAAAACAAAAGAAAACTAATCTCCTTTGTTAAAGAAAGAAATGAGATAGAACTTAACGAAAATTCTCTTTTAATAGGATTTTCGAGGCGTGCTGCTCCTTATAAAAGAAGCAATCTAATATTTTCAGACATGAAAATCATCTCTCCTCTGCTTAAGGATGGTAAAATTCAAATAGTTTTTTCAGGTAAAGCTCATCCTCTTGATGATACTGGCAAAGACATAATAAAGAATCTAGTTAATTTTTCAAAACAATATCCTTCTTCAGTTGTTTTCCTTGAAAATTACGACATGACTATAGGAAAACTTCTCACTCAAGGATCAGATGTTTGGCTTAACAATCCTAGACGACCACTAGAGGCTAGCGGCACTTCTGGAATGAAGGCAGCTATGAATGGCGTACTAAATTTAAGTACACTAGATGGTTGGTGGCCAGAAGCATGTAGAGATGGAATAAATGGCTGGCAATTTGGGGATGGTTTGCAATCTGATGATATTTATTTTATAGATAAGCATGATGCAAATGCATTATATGAAGTGCTTATGAATAAAGTTATTCCTACCTTCTATCTTGAAAGGAAAAAATGGATTTCCATGATGAAAAATAGTATTTTATCAACTAAAGATTACTTTTCAGTAAAAAGAATGCTTGAGGAATATTATTCAAAAATATATATAAAATAA